In Silene latifolia isolate original U9 population chromosome 3, ASM4854445v1, whole genome shotgun sequence, a single window of DNA contains:
- the LOC141646888 gene encoding tryptophan synthase beta chain 1, translating to MALTPTTATLTTLKTSSTPLLKPCRNPNFSPNFINFPNSHNSRLSVSCVMAPDTLSAVSNVGDSLKVLQRPDSFGRFGKFGGKYVPETLMYALSELESAFRALSKDPEFQSELDAILKDYVGRETPLYFAERLTEHYKRENGEGPHIYLKREDLNHTGAHKINNAIGQALLAKRLGKKRIIAETGAGQHGVATATVCARFGLECIIYMGAQDMERQALNVFRMRLLGAEVRAVHSGTATLKDATSEAIRDWVTNVETTHYILGSVAGPHPYPMLVRDFHAVIGKETRKQALEKWGGKPDVLVACVGGGSNAMGLFHEFVEDQDVRLIGVEAAGFGLDSGKHAATLTKGEVGVLHGAMSYLLQDDDGQIVEPHSISAGLDYPGVGPEHSFLKDLGRAEYFSVTDEEALEAFKRLSRLEGIIPALETSHALAHLEYLCPTLANGTKVVLNCSGRGDKDVHTAIKHLKM from the exons ATGGCATTGACTCCAACCACCGCCACATTGACCACCCTCAAAACCTCCTCTACTCCTCTTCTCAAACCctgccgaaaccctaatttttcccccaatttcatcAATTTCCCTAATTCCCACAATTCAAGGTTATCTGTCTCCTGCGTTATGGCGCCAGATACCCTTTCCGCCGTTTCGAATGTGGGTGATAGTTTGAAGGTTCTTCAACGTCCTGATTCGTTTGGGAGATTTGGGAAATTTGGGGGGAAATATGTTCCTGAAACCCTAATGTATGCTCTTTCTGAACTTGAATCTGCATTTCGTGCTTTATCTAAAGACCCTGAATTCCAG AGTGAGTTAGATGCCATACTCAAGGACTATGTAGGGAGGGAAACTCCTCTGTACTTTGCGGAACGTCTTACTGAGCACTACAAGCGTGAAAATGGTGAAGGACCTCACATTTACTTGAAGAGGGAAGATTTGAACCACACCGGTGCTCACAAAATCAACAATGCAATTGGTCAAGCTTTGCTCGCCAAGAGATTAGGGAAGAAGCGTATCATTGCTGAAACTGGAGCTGGTCAGCATGGAGTTGCAACAGCTACTGTGTGTGCTAGGTTTGGTTTGGAGTGTATTATTTATATGGGTGCCCAAGACATGGAAAGACAAGCTTTAAACGTTTTCAGAATGCGTCTTCTTGGTGCTGAG GTTAGAGCGGTCCATTCTGGCACTGCAACTTTGAAGGATGCCACCTCTGAAGCAATAAGAGATTGGGTAACAAATGTAGAGACTACACATTATATATTGGGATCAGTTGCTGGCCCACATCCTTACCCCATGTTGGTAAGAGACTTTCATGCAGTGATCGGTAAGGAAACAAGAAAACAAGCATTGGAGAAATGGGGTGGCAAGCCAGATGTGCTGGTTGCATGTGTCGGTGGAGGTTCAAATGCCATGGGACTCTTCCATGAGTTTGTGGAGGACCAAGACGTTAGGTTGATTGGTGTTGAGGCTGCTGGGTTCGGTTTAGATAGTGGCAAGCATGCTGCCACTTTGACTAAAGGGGAGGTTGGAGTGTTGCATGGAGCAATGAGCTATCTATTGCAGGATGATGATGGTCAAATAGTAGAACCTCATTCTATTAGTGCAGG CTTGGACTATCCTGGAGTTGGACCGGAACATAGCTTTCTGAAAGATCTAGGACGTGCCGAATACTTCAGTGTCACTGATGAAGAGGCATTGGAAG CATTCAAGAGATTATCTCGACTGGAGGGTATAATTCCGGCACTAGAGACGTCGCATGCACTTGCTCATCTGGAGTATCTCTGTCCGACACTTGCAAACGGCACCAAGGTTGTGTTAAACTGTAGTGGCAGAGGAGACAAGGATGTACACACAGCTATCAAGCATTTGAAGATGTGA